The proteins below are encoded in one region of Balaenoptera ricei isolate mBalRic1 chromosome 6, mBalRic1.hap2, whole genome shotgun sequence:
- the SLC27A4 gene encoding long-chain fatty acid transport protein 4: MLLGASLVGLLLFSKLVLKLPWTQVGFSLLFLYLGSGSWRFVRVFVKTIRRDVFGGIVLLKVKAKVRQYLRERRTVPILFASTVQRHPNKTALIFEGTDTHWTFCQLDDYSSGVANFLQARGLASGDVVALFMENRNEFVGLWLGMAKLGVEAALINTNLRRDALRHCLTSSQARALIFGSEMAPAVLEICANLDPSVSLFCTGPWEASAVPAGTEHLDPLLEDAPKHLPSRPNKGFVDKLFYIYTSGTTGLPKAAIVVHSRYYRMAALVYYGFRMRPDDIIYDCLPLYHSAGNIVGIGQCLLHGMTVVIRKKFSASRFWDDCIKYNCTIVQYIGELCRYLLNQPPREAENRHRVRMALGNGLRQSIWTNFCSRFHIPQVAEFYGATECNCSLGNFDGQVGACGFNSRILSSVYPIRLVRVNEDTMELIRGPDGICLPCQPGEPGQLVGAIMQQDPLRRFDGYLNQGANNKKIAKDVFKKGDQAYLTGDVLVMDELGYLYFRDRTGDTFRWKGENVSTTEVEGTLSRLLAMADVAVYGVEVPGNEGRAGMAAVASPSGSCDLERLAQLLEKELPLYARPIFLRFLPELHKTGTFKLQKTDLRKEGFDPTVLKDPLFYLDARKGRYVPLDREAYTRIQAGEEKL; the protein is encoded by the exons ATGCTGCTTGGGGCGTCTCTGGTGGGGCTGCTGCTGTTCTCCAAGCTGGTGCTGAAACTGCCCTGGACCCAAGTAGGGTTCTCCCTGCTGTTCCTCTACCTGGGGTCTGGCAGCTGGCGCTTCGTCCGAGTCTTTGTCAAGACCATCAGGCGTGATGTCTT CGGCGGCATAGTGCTCCTGAAGGTGAAGGCCAAGGTCCGACAGTACCTGCGGGAGCGGCGCACGGTGCCCATCTTGTTCGCCTCCACGGTCCAGCGCCACCCGAACAAGACGGCCCTGATCTTCGAGGGCACGGACACCCACTGGACCTTCTGCCAGCTGGATGACTACTCAAGCGGCGTGGCCAACTTCCTGCAGGCGCGGGGCCTGGCCTCGGGCGACGTGGTCGCCCTCTTCATGGAGAACCGCAATGAGTTTGTGGGCCTGTGGCTGGGCATGGCCAAGCTGGGCGTGGAGGCAGCGCTCATCAACACCAACCTCCGGCGGGACGCGCTGCGCCACTGCCTGACCTCCTCCCAGGCCCGGGCCCTCATCTTTGGCAGCGAGATGGCCCCAG CTGTCCTTGAGATCTGTGCCAACCTGGACCCCTCCGTCAGCCTCTTCTGCACCGGTCCCTGGGAGGCCAGCGCAGTGCCCGCCGGCACGGAACACCTGGACCCCCTGCTAGAAGATGCCCCTAAGCACCTGCCCAGCCGCCCCAACAAGGGCTTCGTAG ataagctCTTCTACATCTACACGTCAGGCACCACAGGGCTGCCCAAAGCTGCCATCGTGGTGCACAGCAG gtATTACCGCATGGCTGCCCTGGTGTACTACGGCTTCCGCATGCGGCCCGACGACATCATCTACGACTGTCTCCCCCTCTACCACTCTGCAG GAAACATCGTGGGAATCGGGCAGTGCCTGCTCCATGGCATGACGGTGGTGATCCGGAAGAAGTTCTCAGCTTCCCGCTTCTGGGACGATTGTATCAAATACAACTGCACA ATCGTGCAGTACATCGGCGAACTGTGCCGCTACCTCCTGAACCAGCCGCCCCGGGAGGCGGAAAACCGGCACCGGGTGCGCATGGCACTCGGCAACGGCCTCCGGCAGTCCATCTGGACCAACTTTTGTAGCCGCTTTCACATTCCCCAGGTGGCCGAGTTTTACGGGGCCACTGAGTGCAACTGCAGCCTGGGCAACTTCGACGGCCAG GTGGGGGCCTGTGGATTCAACAGCCGCATCCTGTCCTCCGTGTACCCCATCCGGCTGGTTCGCGTCAACGAGGACACCATGGAGCTGATCCGGGGGCCTGATGGCATTTGCCTTCCCTGCCAGCCAG GTGAGCCGGGCCAGCTGGTGGGCGCCATCATGCAGCAGGACCCCCTGCGGCGCTTCGACGGCTACCTCAACCAGGGCGCCAACAACAAGAAGATCGCCAAGGATGTCTTCAAGAAGGGGGACCAGGCCTACCTCACCG GCGACGTGCTGGTGATGGACGAGCTGGGCTACCTGTACTTTCGGGACCGCACGGGGGACACCTTCCGCTGGAAAGGCGAGAACGTGTCCACCACGGAGGTGGAGGGCACACTCAGCCGCCTGCTGGCCATGGCCGACGTGGCCGTGTATGGCGTCGAGGTGCCAG GAAACGAGGGCCGGGCCGGCATGGCCGCTGTGGCCAGCCCCTCCGGCAGCTGTGATCTGGAGCGCTTAGCCCAGCTCCTGGAGAAGGAGCTGCCCCTGTACGCCCGCCCCATCTTCCTGCGCTTCCTGCCTGAGCTGCACAAAACAG GGACCTTCAAGCTACAGAAGACAGACCTGCGGAAGGAGGGCTTTGACCCAACAGTTTTGAAAGACCCACTGTTCTACCTGGATGCTCGGAAGGGCCGCTATGTCCCTCTGGACCGAGAGGCCTACACTCGCATCCAGGCGGGCGAGGAGAAGCTGTGA